The Buchnera aphidicola (Pseudoregma panicola) genome contains the following window.
AGTTCTATTTTAGATTTTTCTGCAGATTCTTTTAATCTTTGCATAGCTAAAGAATCTTTTCTTAAGTCTATTCCTTGTTCTTTTTTAAATTCTTCTACTAAATAATTTATTACTCTGCTATCAAAATCTTCACCTCCTAAATGTGTATCACCATTTGTAGACAAGACTTCAAATGTTTTTTCTTTATCTACTTCATCTATTTCTATTATAGATATATCAAATGTACCACCTCCTAAATCATATACAGCTATAGTTCTGTTTCCTTTATTTTTATCTAAACCATATGCTAAGGCAGCAGCAGTTGGTTCATTTATTATTCTTTTTACTTCTAATCCAGCTATTTTCCCTGCATCTTTTGTTGCTTGTCTTTGAGCATCGTTAAAATATGCTGGAACAGTGATTACAGCTTCATTAATTTTTTCTCCAACATATTCTTCAGCAGTTTTTTTCATTTTTTTTAATATTTCAGCTGATATTTGAGGAGGAGCTATTTTCTTATTTTTTATTTTTATCCATGCATCTCCATTTTTAGAATTTATTATTTCATAAGGCATAATTTTTATGTCTTTTTGAACTTCTTTATCTTCAAATTTTCTTCCTATTAATCTTTTTATAGCAAATAAAGTATTTTTTGGATTAGTTATAGCTTGTCTTTTAGCTGGCTGTCCTACCAATACTTCTTTTTCAGTATATGCAATTATTGATGGAGTGGTTCTATCTCCTTCAGAATTTTCTAGTACTTTTGTTTTATTTCCATCTGTTATTGCTACACAAGAATTTGTAGTTCCTAAATCTATTCCTATAATTTTACTCATATTTTTTCCTATTATATTTTCTTATTTTATTTAAAAATATAAAATATTTTCTTATAATAACTATCATGGGGTCATTTAAGCTGTCAATCAAGTGTAAACGTATTAAAAAAATTGATTTTTATATATAATTGTATCAATATTAAAAATAATTATTATATAATATTTTATTATTTATTTTTCTCATAAAATATTATTTTTTTTATACTATAAAAATATGAAAGATTATTCTATTTTAATTTATTTTGTATCTTCAATAATATTTTGTCTAACAATATTATTAATAAGTAATTTTTTAGGAACTAGACGTACGTCAACTAATAAAAATTTACCATTTGAATCAGGAATATATTCTTATGGTAGTTCTAATTCTAACTTTTTTGTACAGTTTTATTTAATAGTTTTATTTTTTGTAAT
Protein-coding sequences here:
- a CDS encoding NADH-quinone oxidoreductase subunit A translates to MKDYSILIYFVSSIIFCLTILLISNFLGTRRTSTNKNLPFESGIYSYGSSNSNFFVQFYLIVLFFVIFDTESLYLYTWSISIRDTSWLGFFESLLFIFTLSISFFYIIKLNTFNFNEKS